ACCGCTCGTCACGCGGTTCCGCCGAGCGAGCACGTGCTACGCGGAGAGCTCGGTGCGTCCCTTGCCACGGCGGGCGGCGAGGATGGCGCGGCCGGCACGGGTGCGCATGCGGAGGCGGAAGCCGTGCTTCTTGGCCTTCTTGCGGTTGTTCGGCTGGAAGGTGCGCTTGCTCACGGTGAGTCTCCACTCAGGTTGGTCCACGGGGCCGACGAGTGCGGCTGGGAAGATGGGGCAGCCTCGACGGGCTGGGT
This is a stretch of genomic DNA from Clavibacter zhangzhiyongii. It encodes these proteins:
- the rpmH gene encoding 50S ribosomal protein L34, with the protein product MSKRTFQPNNRKKAKKHGFRLRMRTRAGRAILAARRGKGRTELSA